Genomic DNA from Synergistaceae bacterium:
ATTTTCTACATGATGACGGTTTTCATATATATCTTTATCATATTGTCGCTGCTTTTTACGATTTTTCTTGGGAGGAATAACAATTTCAATTTCCGCCTCAGTAACCTGTTTTATAACATTATCAGTATCATACCCTCTATCCGCCAAAAGATAATCAGCATCGATACCCTCAATAAGTTCACCTGCCCTTGAACAGTCAGCAACGGTTCCCTCTGTAACAATGACGCGAACAGGCATTCCAAATGAATCTACCGCTATGTGAATTTTCGTATTGAGCCCCTTTTTGTACGACCCATAGCTTGGCTGCCTCCTACTGCTCCGGCTGCGTGAGGGTGAACTTTGATATAAGAAGCGTCTATCATAAGCCATTCAAAATCAGGGTCCTGAACAAATAAATTAAATAGCATTTCCCAAACACCTTTATCACGCCATCTGCAGAAACGACGATGAGTGTTTTTCCAGTCACCATAATCCGGCGGCAAATCCCGCCATGGGGCACCTGTTCTTAAAATCCAAATAACGGCATTAATAAACTGTCGATTATTACGAGCCTGACCACCACGCTTGCCTTTTTGACCTGGTAAATAATCTTTCAATAATTTCCATGCCCGCTCAGATATGTCATGTCTATGAAGTTCTGATTTCATAAATTTTCTTCACCCTTAATAAAAATTTTTTATAGACTATCATATATTTCCTATTCTGACGACACCGTCTATGAGGCTTATAACGTACATGATTATATAATATTTTGCAGCTGTAAAATTTGCGTGCTCTATTATAAAAATGTGTGCTGAAAAATTGCGATATAACAAAAAATTTTTGTTTTGTGACTCATTGCTATAACCGGAAAAAATAAATATTCTTGTAGCTGTAAAACTTACCATCTCACATAAAAATTTATTATAATTTACGAATATTTTATAACAGGGGTGAAAATTTTTACTCGTATTAATATTATTCTTGTAGCTGTAAAATCTCACTCTCTCACATAAAAATTTTATTATAATTTACGAATATTTTATAACAATGGCGAAAATTTTTACTCGTATTTATGAAGCTATAAATATTATTGCAACTGTAAAAATATTATAATTCTAACATGAATATTTTATAGCAGGAGGGATAAATTTTAATGAGGCTTGATAAATTCTTAAAGCTAGCAAGACTCGTAAAACGCAGAACAGCCGCGCAGGAAATGATCGAACTCGGTGCAGTGCGCTTAAATGGTCGTGAGTGCAAATCTTCAAGTGAAGTAAACGAGGGCAGTATTATAGAAATAGCATATATAAATCGTGTCTTGAAAGTCAAAGTTTTATGTGCAGACGAGGCAATTTTGAAGCGTCCTAAAGCAATTTCTTGGGAACAAATCGACGAACGCGCAGTAAAGCCCGACGAATTACCATTTTAAAAATTTCGTTACCCGTTTATAATAGCACAAATAAAAATTTTATATTTATCAGGAGGTTTTATTAAATGGCATTAATAGTTGGAGTTCATGGACGTGAAATTCTTGACTCTCGCGGAAATCCTACAGTTGAAGTTGATGTTCAGCTTGATGACGGTTCATTTGGAAGAGCGGCAGTTCCTTCGGGAGCATCTACAGGCGTTCACGAGGCTTTAGAACTTCGCGACAAAGAGGCACGTTACGGCGGTAAAGGCACTCAGCACGCAGTCAATAACGTAAACGAGAAAATCGCCCCGGAGTTAGTCGGCTGTTATGATGCAGACGATCAATTTGCAGTCGATAAAGCTATGATCGAACTTGACGGCAGCGACGGTAAAAAGAATCTCGGCGCAAATGCAATTTTAGGCGTATCAATGGCAACAGCAAGGGCAGCAGCAGAGAGTCACGGGTTACCGCTTTATAAGTGGCTCGGAGGAGTCGGCGGCGCATTACTTCCTACTCCCATGATGAACGTTATCAACGGCGGAGCTCATGCTGATTCTACAGTCGATTTTCAGGAATTCATGATTGTACCTCACAGCGGAGTAAATTTTGCTGAGGCTTTGAGAATGGGCGCAGAAGTTTATCACGCACTCAAGAGCTGCACAAAGGCCCGCGGATATTCTACAGGTGTAGGCGATGAAGGCGGATTCGCTCCTAATCTCAAGAATAACGAGGAAGCACTTGATTTATTAATGGAAGCAGTTAATAAGGCAGGTTATAAGCCCGGTGATGATGTGAGTTTTGCATTAGACGTAGCGTCAAGTGAATTCTTTGTCCCCGAAAAAAATAAATACGTCTTCAGTAAGAGCGGCGGAGCTGAATATACTTCGGGCGAACTCGTTAAACTTTATGAGAAACTCGTAGCAAATTATCCCGTTATTTCAATTGAAGACGGCTGTGCTGAAGATGACTGGGAAGGCTGGGCGGAACTTACTGCGGCACTCGGCAAGAAAATTCAGTTGGTCGGCGATGACTTATTTGTAACGAATCCTAAAATCTTAGCTCGCGGAATCTCTGAAGGTGTAGCAAATGCAGTACTCGTGAAATTAAATCAGATCGGTACAGTCAGCGAGACTCTTCAAGTTATCCAAATGGCAGCGGATTCGGGTTATGCGGCAGTAGTTTCTCACCGTTCGGGCGAGACAGCGGACACGTTTATTGCAGATTTGGCAGTTGCGACTCGTGCAGGCCAGATAAAGACGGGCACCGTGGCAAGAACTGACAGAATCGCGAAATACAATCAGTTAATCAGGATCGAGGAAGAACTCGGAGACGCAGCAAAATACGCAGGACTCGCGAAATATTCACCGATGTGGAAATAAGTAATTAATAAATTTTTCAGGAGGTAATTTTTTCAGACATGGCAGAATCAACAACAGCTGTAAATGTTTGCGGGGGCGGCGGAGCTCCTGCAGGTTCAGGAACTGGCGGCGGCGGCGGTGATGCTGGTGCGGCTGCTCAGGGCGGCGGACTCATGGGAATGTTATTCCCGCTTGCAATATTTGTATTAATATTTTATTTCTTCATTATCAGACCTCAAAGAAAACGGGATAAACAGCATAATAACATGATTGCGAGCATAAATCGCGGCGACGAAATTGTAACAATAGGCGGTTTCATGGGAACAGTCAGAGAAGTAAGAGAAGACTCTTTCCAGATTGAAATCGCCGAGGGTGTAAGAGTTCGAATTCTTAAATCAGCAGTACAGACAAAGCGGGCTTCTAACAACACGGCAAATGCTGCTAATCAGGGGGCAACGGCTTAAATGCTCTCAAATAGAACTAGACTTTGGCTTGTAATTATTGTGCTGATTGCGGCGGGTGCTTTCGTATGGTACGCAAGAAATGATATTAATCTCGGCTTAGATCTTAAGGGCGGGGCTCATATCGTTTTGCAGGCAAAAGACACCCCGGAGAATCCCGTGCGTGATGACAGCATTGACAGACTCTTGGCAGTCCTTAGAAATCGTATAGATCAATACGGAGTAGCCGAGCCCATAATCCAGAAAAGCGGATCAGATAGAATCATTGTAGATTTACCCGGCATTCAAGACCCAGCAGCAGCTCTTGAATTAATCGGACGTACTGCACAAATGGATTTCAGAGAAGTACTTGAGACAAACGGGACTCCTCCTCCTGCTCCTATTCGCAGCAATTATGATAATGACGTACAATTTGCGGACGCTCAAGATCGCTGGCAAAAAGCAGTCGCACAAATGGCAAACTCAAGCGCAGATTTTCAGGCCAAGACAGCGAACACTCCCGGCTCAATCGTCGCAGAAGGTGAAGAGGCAGGAAGATATTATTTACTCGGGCCGGTGCTTTTATCGGGTAAAGACTTAATCAACGCAGCAATGAATCCCGACAGCTTAGGCCGCATGGGAGTATCTCTTGAGTTCAATTCTAACGGCGCAAATTTATTCGAGCAGGCTACGGCAAGATTAATCGGCAAACAATTAGCAATCGTGCTTGATAACGTAGTAATATCTGCTCCAGTCGTTCAGGACAGAATCGCGGGCGGTCATGCTCAAATTACAGGAAGATTTACGAACGAAGAAGCAGGAAGACTCGCAATTATGTTGAAGGCCGGAGCTTTACCCGTTGCAGTAGAGATCGCAGAAAATAGATCAGTCGGTCCGAGCTTAGGAGCTGACTCAGTCAGACAGGGACTCGAAGCTGGCTTATTCGGCGCGGGAATGGTACTCGTTTTCATGCTGCTGTATTATCACTTCAGGGGACTCGCGGCTGACTTGGCACTTGCTGTAACAGTTTTGCTTATTTTTGCGGGCTTGATTGCATTTAACGCTACTTTGACATTACCCGGCATCGCTGGAATTATTTTGACACTGGGAATGGCTGTAGACGGCAACGTTTTAATTTATGAGCGCATAAAAGAAGAACAGAACTCAGGCAAAACTCCTTTAGCAGCACTTGACTCAGGATTCAGAAAGGCAATTGTTACGATTTTAGACTCGAATATAACGACTTTAATCGCAGCACTTGTATTATTTTATTTCGGGTCAGGTTCAGTGAGGGGATTCGGCGTAACTCTTTCTATAGGACTTGTTGCGAGCGTCTTTGCTAATATCGTAGTAACCCGCGCAATCTTGCAATTATTCGTTAAAAGCGGAAAGGAGATAATCAGAAGGAAATGAGCAGCATATTAAATCTAAATTTTGACTTCATGAAACACAGAAGAATAGCTCTGACTATCAGCCTTATATTAGTAATTGCGAGTATAATTCTGCTTTTAACAAGAGGACTCAATCTGGGAATTGACTTCACGGGCGGAAATGTAATTCAGACTGAATTTGAGACTCGGCCGGATATTGCACAGGTCAGAAATATAATATCAAGTGTCGCAGCAAAAGGGGCAATGATTCAGCATTTCGGCGAGAAGGGCATAATCATACGCACAAATGAAGACACAGAACAGAGTCGCGAGGCAATTATTAAGACATTGCAGACAAATTTTAAGG
This window encodes:
- a CDS encoding RNA-binding S4 domain-containing protein; protein product: MRLDKFLKLARLVKRRTAAQEMIELGAVRLNGRECKSSSEVNEGSIIEIAYINRVLKVKVLCADEAILKRPKAISWEQIDERAVKPDELPF
- a CDS encoding transposase; its protein translation is MAYDRRFLYQSSPSRSRSSRRQPSYGSYKKGLNTKIHIAVDSFGMPVRVIVTEGTVADCSRAGELIEGIDADYLLADRGYDTDNVIKQVTEAEIEIVIPPKKNRKKQRQYDKDIYENRHHVEN
- the eno gene encoding phosphopyruvate hydratase; translation: MALIVGVHGREILDSRGNPTVEVDVQLDDGSFGRAAVPSGASTGVHEALELRDKEARYGGKGTQHAVNNVNEKIAPELVGCYDADDQFAVDKAMIELDGSDGKKNLGANAILGVSMATARAAAESHGLPLYKWLGGVGGALLPTPMMNVINGGAHADSTVDFQEFMIVPHSGVNFAEALRMGAEVYHALKSCTKARGYSTGVGDEGGFAPNLKNNEEALDLLMEAVNKAGYKPGDDVSFALDVASSEFFVPEKNKYVFSKSGGAEYTSGELVKLYEKLVANYPVISIEDGCAEDDWEGWAELTAALGKKIQLVGDDLFVTNPKILARGISEGVANAVLVKLNQIGTVSETLQVIQMAADSGYAAVVSHRSGETADTFIADLAVATRAGQIKTGTVARTDRIAKYNQLIRIEEELGDAAKYAGLAKYSPMWK
- a CDS encoding IS5 family transposase, translating into MKDYLPGQKGKRGGQARNNRQFINAVIWILRTGAPWRDLPPDYGDWKNTHRRFCRWRDKGVWEMLFNLFVQDPDFEWLMIDASYIKVHPHAAGAVGGSQAMGRTKRGSIRKFT
- the secD gene encoding protein translocase subunit SecD → MLSNRTRLWLVIIVLIAAGAFVWYARNDINLGLDLKGGAHIVLQAKDTPENPVRDDSIDRLLAVLRNRIDQYGVAEPIIQKSGSDRIIVDLPGIQDPAAALELIGRTAQMDFREVLETNGTPPPAPIRSNYDNDVQFADAQDRWQKAVAQMANSSADFQAKTANTPGSIVAEGEEAGRYYLLGPVLLSGKDLINAAMNPDSLGRMGVSLEFNSNGANLFEQATARLIGKQLAIVLDNVVISAPVVQDRIAGGHAQITGRFTNEEAGRLAIMLKAGALPVAVEIAENRSVGPSLGADSVRQGLEAGLFGAGMVLVFMLLYYHFRGLAADLALAVTVLLIFAGLIAFNATLTLPGIAGIILTLGMAVDGNVLIYERIKEEQNSGKTPLAALDSGFRKAIVTILDSNITTLIAALVLFYFGSGSVRGFGVTLSIGLVASVFANIVVTRAILQLFVKSGKEIIRRK
- the yajC gene encoding preprotein translocase subunit YajC, with the translated sequence MLFPLAIFVLIFYFFIIRPQRKRDKQHNNMIASINRGDEIVTIGGFMGTVREVREDSFQIEIAEGVRVRILKSAVQTKRASNNTANAANQGATA